Below is a window of Ignavibacteriales bacterium DNA.
TCTTTATCATAAAGTAAAAATCGATTTTGATCTGTTACAAAAAAGCCCGGGGCTATTGCATTAACACGAATATTAACTTTAGCAAAATGAACTGCGAGCCATTCCGTTAAATTGTTTATACCAGCTTTTGCTGCTGAATAAGCTGGAATCTTTGTTAGTGGATGGAATGCATTCATTGAAGAGATATTAATTATACTTCCACCATTTTTTAGAAGATCTTCAGCGTAAACCATTGTTGGAAGAACTGTACCCAAAAAATTCAAATCAAATACTTTTCTAAATCCATCAATGTCTAATCCAAATAAAGTTCCAGATAAATCATCAAGCTTAGTATCAACTACAAATTCTTCTTTTGTTGTAGCAGATGGAGCATTACCGCCGGCACCATTTACTAAAACATCAACCTTACCTAGCTTGGAATGAATTTGATTTCTGCTTTCAATCAGTAAATTTTTATCAAGTACATTTGCAAAAATTCCGATAGCACCAGAATTAGTTTTTTCATTAATAAGATTTGCAACTTCGTTGGCACGTTCAAGATTAAAATCTACAATTGCAACTTTAGCTCCTGCTTCTGCTAATCCTAACCCAAGCGAAGTGCCGATTACACCGGCACCACCTGTAATTACACAAACTTTATTTTTAACACCAGGTATTTCGTATTTCATTTACTATCCCTCTAATTTTTATTTACTGAATTGATACTGTTCATAATTGTTTTAGCATTTTCAGTAAGCTTCAAATAATTTTCTTCTTTAATCGCTTTATCATCAAGCAAAGCAGAACCAATTCCAACTGCACAAGCACCTACTTTCAGCCAATCGCCAGCATTAGTTAACGTAACACCTCCAGTCGGCATTAGTTTAAGATGAGGCATTGGTGCTAAAATAGCTTTGAAAAAAGGCATCCCAACTACATCAGCAGGAAAAACTTTTGCTATATCTGCACCCATCTCAAAAGCTGAATAAATTTCACTCGGAGTAAAACAACCAGGCATAACTGGAACATCATACTTTTGCGCCATCTCAATAATTTCTTTTTTTAGGATTGGACTAACAACATATTTGGCTCCAGCTTTTATTGCATCTTCGGCAGTTTGTTTATCTAATACTGAGCCAACTCCAACGATAATATTCTCATCTAATTCCTGAGACATTTTTTCAATCAATTTAATTGCGTTTGGAACCGTCATTGTTATTTCAACAATTGATACTCCGCCATCAGAAATCGCTTGAATTACTTTCTTAAGCTTGTCCTCCTCTTTTACTCTTAAAACAGCAACAGCTTTACGTTTAAATATTTCATCAAGTATTTGTTTTTTATTCATAATATTTATTTAAAAGGATCTAAATGTTTATGGAAATGAATTTCTATTATCTCGTAATAAGTTTCTTCATAGGTTTTTAAATAATCCAAAAGTCTATCTTTAAACTTAGAATCACCATTTGTAGTCTTGTCAGTTAACACACGGCCAAAAGTAACATGAAGTACTTGCCTTACATTATCATCATAGAATAAAGATTCTAACTCTTCATCGGAATAATCTTTAGCGGATTTGATTTTATTTAAATTGGCTGAAACGTGGTAAGTTTTCTTTTCCTGTTCATATAGTGCAGTGCAATAATCAAGTATTTCTCTAAAAAAATTTGGTTCTTTTATTGCCATAACTTTTAGTGCTTCAAGGTAACTTGTCCCGGCAGTTTTAATATGTGTGTATGCACCTTTAATACTTCCGATAACTTTATAAACACTAAACTTATCACTTCCAGAATGCAAACTGATTTTATAGTTTCCGAAATATTTTGTGATTGAAAGATGTTTCAGATATTCCTGCTTAAACAAATCTAAATCACCTTTGTAATCAATTCCCTTTTCAAAATCACCAATGAATCTTGGAGCTAGACTAATAAACTTAACACCTAAACGATTTAATTCTTTTACAAAAAA
It encodes the following:
- a CDS encoding SDR family oxidoreductase, which produces MKYEIPGVKNKVCVITGGAGVIGTSLGLGLAEAGAKVAIVDFNLERANEVANLINEKTNSGAIGIFANVLDKNLLIESRNQIHSKLGKVDVLVNGAGGNAPSATTKEEFVVDTKLDDLSGTLFGLDIDGFRKVFDLNFLGTVLPTMVYAEDLLKNGGSIINISSMNAFHPLTKIPAYSAAKAGINNLTEWLAVHFAKVNIRVNAIAPGFFVTDQNRFLLYDKESGKLSPRGEKILSNTPMGRFGEPDELIGTLLYLISDLSKFVTGIVIPVDGGFNSYSGV
- a CDS encoding bifunctional 4-hydroxy-2-oxoglutarate aldolase/2-dehydro-3-deoxy-phosphogluconate aldolase, with protein sequence MNKKQILDEIFKRKAVAVLRVKEEDKLKKVIQAISDGGVSIVEITMTVPNAIKLIEKMSQELDENIIVGVGSVLDKQTAEDAIKAGAKYVVSPILKKEIIEMAQKYDVPVMPGCFTPSEIYSAFEMGADIAKVFPADVVGMPFFKAILAPMPHLKLMPTGGVTLTNAGDWLKVGACAVGIGSALLDDKAIKEENYLKLTENAKTIMNSINSVNKN